TGAAAAGCTGGTGCGCCACGCAGCGGCGACGCGGCTCTCGTTCAATCACAGAGAATTCGCTTTATCCAGCAGTCAGACCTTACTGAGAGATCGCTTCAATGACCGACACACAAATCCGTATTCTCGATGCCCGGACAACGGGCGAGCTCCTCCCTTTCGGCCCGCTGGTCGCGACCCTGCGGCAAGCATTTGCCGAAGGCTGTGTCGTGCCGGTACGGCATCACCACACGATAGCCAATAGCGGCGAACCAGATGCGACGCTGCTTCTGATGCCGGCCTGGCATGAAACGCACCGGTCGGAGCGCTACCTTGGTATCAAGATCGTTACCGTCTTTCCCGGCAACACGCTGCGCGGCATTCCCGGTTTGACCTCGACTTACATGCTCTATGATGGTCGGACCGGGATGCAGCTTGCGCTCCTTGACGGAAACACGATCACAGCGCGCCGTACGGTAGCGGCATCGGCCCTTGCCGCGGATTATCTTGCTCGAGAAGACGCACGCCGTCTGCTGGTGATCGGCGCAGGCCGCGTCGCGAGCCTCATACCCGATGCCTACCGCGCCGTCCGGCCGATCGCGCATGTCGATATCTGGGATATCGATCCAGCCAGCGCCGAACGGCTGGCGCAGAGCCTCCGGCAACAGGGGCTCCAGGCCGCTGCCGTCACGGATCTGGAAGCCGCGGTGCGGCAAGCCGATATCGTCAGCGCAGCGACGCTGGCGACAGCACCGCTTATCCGCGGCGAATGGCTGCGGCCGGGCACCCATGTCGATCTGATCGGCGGCTTCACACCGGCGATGCGCGAGGCCGATGACGAGGCGCTTCGGCGTTCCTCGGTCTATATCGACACCCACGAAGCCCTTCACGAAGCAGGCGATCTGGTTCAGCCGATCAGGGCCGGCGTCATTTCTACAGATGCGGTGCGTGCGACACTTGACGAGCTGTGTCGTCGGGATGTTCCAGCGCGGACGTCCAACGATGAGATCACTCTCTACAAGGCCGTCGGAACCGCATTGGCTGATCTTGCCGCCGCGACGATGGTGTATGAAGCCGCTTTGATCGCCGGCTGACGTCTTCTGGTCCGGGCGATCGCGAATGATCGGAACGCGCCTGTCGCCCTGCGCCAGAGACAACAACTATTCGTGCTTCCTTCCCCCGACGGCGTTCCCTACAATCTCGCCAGTCCTCCCCCGAGCCTTGGAAATGAGGTTTACATGAGCACGCTTACCCGCTTCTCCGTTCAGCCGCTCTCGACCATGACTCGCCGTCTTGCGGATGTCGCCTCCGCTCGTCGCGAACCCGACCTGGTTATCCAGGGCGCACGCGTCTTGTCCACCTATTCGGAGCGCCTTCTCGACGGACGCGAAGTCTGGATTTCGGGGGGCCGCAT
The Rhizobium leguminosarum DNA segment above includes these coding regions:
- a CDS encoding ornithine cyclodeaminase family protein, giving the protein MTDTQIRILDARTTGELLPFGPLVATLRQAFAEGCVVPVRHHHTIANSGEPDATLLLMPAWHETHRSERYLGIKIVTVFPGNTLRGIPGLTSTYMLYDGRTGMQLALLDGNTITARRTVAASALAADYLAREDARRLLVIGAGRVASLIPDAYRAVRPIAHVDIWDIDPASAERLAQSLRQQGLQAAAVTDLEAAVRQADIVSAATLATAPLIRGEWLRPGTHVDLIGGFTPAMREADDEALRRSSVYIDTHEALHEAGDLVQPIRAGVISTDAVRATLDELCRRDVPARTSNDEITLYKAVGTALADLAAATMVYEAALIAG